One window of Mangrovibacterium diazotrophicum genomic DNA carries:
- a CDS encoding ABC transporter permease, producing the protein MFDLDLWKEILSALKQNRMRSFMTAFGVFWGIFMLIIMSGAGRALENGVLDGVKAFATNSAFFWTERTSVPYEGFQRGRRWDYDNQDIEYIRQNVKEVEYLSPRLFGWQQNGDNTVRGERTGAFNIYGDYPDYFKIDGWTPIKGRLMNEIDVLEKRKVCVIGERVVEVMFASDEDPIGQYLKISGVYFQVVGVIHPETRINIGGGKKEETIIIPFTTMQTAYNYGNVIHFFSVTAKKGYKVSDLQEKLKSILKDRHKISPDDLQAVGSFNIEAEFIKFNALFTGIQVLTWIVGIGTLFAGIIGVSNIMLVIIKERTQEIGIQRAIGATPSKIITHIVAESVFLTVMAGYVGLSLGVGLLEILSRILEAGGEELFFRNPQVNLNMALSALMVLVIAGCFAGLIPAKRAINIKPIDALRDEG; encoded by the coding sequence ATGTTTGACCTTGATCTCTGGAAAGAAATATTAAGTGCGCTGAAGCAAAACCGGATGCGCAGCTTCATGACAGCCTTCGGGGTGTTTTGGGGAATCTTCATGCTTATCATCATGTCGGGGGCCGGCCGCGCGCTGGAAAACGGCGTGTTGGATGGGGTGAAAGCATTTGCAACCAATTCCGCCTTCTTCTGGACCGAACGAACCAGCGTTCCGTATGAGGGATTTCAGCGCGGTCGTCGCTGGGATTACGACAACCAGGATATTGAATACATCCGCCAAAATGTGAAAGAAGTCGAGTACCTGTCGCCGCGTTTGTTCGGCTGGCAGCAAAACGGTGACAACACTGTTCGCGGCGAACGCACCGGAGCTTTCAATATTTATGGCGATTATCCCGACTATTTTAAAATTGACGGCTGGACACCTATAAAAGGACGTTTGATGAACGAAATCGACGTGTTGGAAAAGCGCAAAGTTTGTGTGATTGGCGAACGCGTTGTTGAGGTAATGTTTGCCAGCGACGAAGATCCAATCGGGCAGTATTTGAAAATTAGTGGTGTGTATTTTCAGGTTGTCGGTGTCATTCATCCGGAAACGCGCATCAATATTGGCGGCGGTAAAAAGGAGGAGACGATTATCATTCCGTTTACCACGATGCAAACTGCCTACAACTATGGGAATGTCATTCACTTTTTCTCGGTAACTGCAAAAAAGGGCTACAAAGTGAGCGACTTGCAGGAAAAACTGAAATCTATTCTGAAAGACCGTCACAAAATTTCCCCCGACGATTTGCAGGCAGTCGGATCATTCAATATTGAAGCTGAATTCATCAAGTTTAACGCGTTGTTCACCGGGATCCAGGTACTGACGTGGATCGTTGGTATCGGAACCCTGTTCGCCGGGATCATTGGTGTGAGCAACATTATGCTCGTGATCATCAAAGAGCGCACGCAGGAAATCGGGATTCAGCGGGCTATTGGCGCTACCCCGTCAAAAATCATCACTCACATTGTGGCTGAAAGTGTGTTCCTCACTGTTATGGCTGGCTATGTTGGACTTTCGCTGGGAGTCGGCCTCCTCGAAATTCTTAGTAGGATTTTGGAAGCCGGCGGCGAAGAGCTGTTCTTCCGAAATCCGCAAGTGAATTTAAATATGGCCCTTTCAGCCCTAATGGTATTGGTTATCGCGGGCTGTTTTGCCGGACTCATTCCGGCGAAACGCGCCATCAACATAAAACCAATCGATGCCTTGCGCGACGAAGGCTAA